Proteins encoded within one genomic window of uncultured Sphingopyxis sp.:
- the rpsO gene encoding 30S ribosomal protein S15 codes for MSITAERKAEVIKDNAREKGDTGSPEVQVAILTDRINTLTDHFKAHHKDNHSRRGLLMMVNKRRSLLDYLRKKDEARYSALIAKLGLRK; via the coding sequence ATGTCGATTACCGCCGAGCGCAAAGCCGAAGTCATCAAGGATAATGCCCGCGAAAAGGGCGATACCGGTTCGCCGGAAGTCCAGGTCGCGATCCTGACCGACCGCATCAACACGCTGACCGATCACTTCAAGGCGCACCACAAGGACAACCACAGCCGCCGCGGCCTCCTCATGATGGTCAACAAGCGCCGCAGCCTCCTCGACTATCTTCGCAAGAAGGATGAGGCCCGCTATTCGGCGCTGATCGCGAAGCTGGGTCTTCGTAAGTGA